Below is a window of Cydia splendana chromosome 3, ilCydSple1.2, whole genome shotgun sequence DNA.
CTTGTCTGCACTCACGCAACCAGGAAACGTTTATAGAAAATTTAGATAATGTACCGAGAAACCGTAGCAACCgaataaatgtaacgagtacaaacagcaacactcctaactgtacatcggtggaccttattacaaaaggcataaggtccaccgatgtacagttaacaatgTGGTCGATGGTACAAATCAAAAAGGCTCGTTAATAaacaacgttaaaaactgggcCATATTACTGGGTTGTATTATAGGACTATAGTTAGGTACCTGAGTTTACGGTATGGAAATGATGTATTTTCGTCGCATCTGTGGGCCTGCCgcgaaccatgttcgacgtgttgcctccctgtcacacttacgtatgaatttacaagggcgacacagaggcaacacgtcgaacgtaggTGCCTTCTGTTATGCCGATACATTTTGTCGATAAACGACTGTCATGTTGGCTTGCCTGTTCCGTAGGTGTTACCTTAGGTCTGTCGTCGGGGGACTCGCCGGCGCCCATGTGGAAGATCTTTTCGGCGTACGGCATGAGGTCGCTCTCCGCGTCCTTCACCTTGTTCGTGATGAAGTACACCACGACTGGAATGAGAAGAGAAAATAAACACGATTATAAACACGGAAATTTAATGTAAGCCTCGTGGGCTGATTCATGAACATTGTTCGAGTATAAGTAGTTAATATGTGTTTCtctttctctttttttttttttgaggcaATTCTAACAactccaaacacaattagtttgcgttgttttatcacagagttcccatggccacctcctgtgtccatcatcaaaTCAGCTTCAGTTCatcataatattacattgtcatccgaattacatatgtatgcgaaatttcagctcaatcggaaatcggaaagtcaaatttagcttccaagttTTGATCTACACTAacatagataggtacataaggTACTAATACTAACAAGGCAAATtacataaaagcttgtaaaaaggacCGTGTATCATTCGAAAGAGGAATACGAAATTACCGTTGAAGGCAATAAAAACCTCGTGGCGCCCGGGCGTACCTACAATTTACCTATTTAACTGGACAATGTCGGTGAGTCATGCGTGGAGTAAAAACAGGGCGCGTAAATAACATCGACAGCTAGCAAAAAACGTCGTAAAAAGTGGCTAATAGCGAGTACCCGCGCGCAGTTCGGAGTCCTTAATAGGTACAAGTCTGCACTGAATACCGATTTAAACATTTGACATTTGACTTAGTAAATCTGTTGTaactgtacagtcaccatcagatacaTAGAAGCGGCTAAGGCGCTCAAAAATATATGCGCATGCATTTTAACGTCTTGAATTCTTGATAATAGAtgctttgttcagatatttgtgaacacctttgCCGCTCCGACATGTCTGGTGGGGACTGTAGGTATCTGACTTTATTACTATCAATATTTAAATGTTCTCGTAGATCATGGCTTGCAGACATTCTTattagtacccatagtacaataCAATTATTGCTTAGTttaggtcaatctgtgtaattattaattaaggtTATCCCCAAataggtttatttatttaaaaaagatagtgattctgagtagaaatgtAAGTGATTCGGAGCCGACGGAATCGCTATAGAGGCGTGGAAGTCGATGGGCTCTCAGGGTGTGAGCATACTCACTGATATTTATAACCGCATACTCCTCACCGGGAAGATACCCAACCAGTGGAGGCTGAGTATCATTACTCCAGTATTCAAAGGTAAGGGCTCGGTGCGGGAGTGTAACAAGTATCGCGGTATAAAGGTTATGTCTCACACCATGAAGCTCTTTGAGCGCATAATCGATGCTCGGCTCCGACAGGAGTGTACAGTCTCGGGGTGTCAATATGGGTTTCGGCCAGGGTGCGGAACGATGGACCCTGTATTTGCCCTGAGGACCCTCATGGAGGGATACAGAGCAAAGAACACGCCTCTACATTTCCTGTTTCTGGACATGGAAAAGGCCTTTGACTGTGTCCCTCGTGAGATGATCTGGTGGGCGCTGCGGTCCAGGGCTGTACCTGAGGCCTATATTGACACTATCCGGGACATGTACCACGATTCTGATTCAATAGTCAGGACCGCTGTTGGTGACACCAACCCCTTCTCAGTCACTGTTGGAGTACATCAGGGCTCTGTGCTCAGCCCGTTTCTGTTTAGCGTGATATTAGACGCCCTGTCAGCCAGCATCCGAGACTACCATGAGCAGCCACCGTGGCTATTCATGTATGCTGATGATATCGCGCTGACAGACTCTGATAAGGGCCGACTTGTCCAGCGTGTGAACAGATGGAGGGGGTCGCTGGAGAACGGCGGTCTTAAACTAAATGTGGCGAAGACAGAGTACATGGCCTGCAATAGTACAGATCCTCTACCCGTCCGCATAGGCGTGGACATGGTCGAGCGCACGGATCAAGTTAAGTACCTAGGATCTGTACTTAGCACTACCGGGGACATCGACAGCGACGTCAAAGCCCGAATTTCCGCTGCTTGGGTCAAATGGCGGGAGATGACTGGGGTTATTTGTGACCCCAAAATGCCGATTAAGTTGAAGGGACAGGTCTATAAGACCATCATTAGACCTGCCCTTCTGTACGGCAGCGAGACTTGGCCTTTACTAGAGCGGCACAAGCAGGAACTGCGTGTCACGGAAATGAAGATGCTACGGTGGATGTGCGGAGTTTCACGCAAGGATCGCGTCCGAAACGCCCACATTCGGGGTAGTCTTGGCGTCCGTGACATTGCAGACAAACTGCAAGAGTGTCGCCTTCGTTGGTATGGCCACGTCTCGCGCAGACCGGCAAGTTACGTGGGTAACAAATGCCTGGCCATGCCGCCTCCTCCCGGTACGGGAAGAAGAGGCCGGCCCAAGAAGCGATGGCTTGATGTCGTCAAGGAGGACATGCGTGCCAACGGACTCACTACCAGGGATGCCGAAGATCGGGCAAAGTGGTCACGAAGGAGTCGGAAGGCGGACCCCGGGtcctcgcgccccgcgcgggggcacagccgggattgacgccaggatgatgatgattaatttaaaaagtatggtacaactttaaataaaatgtggtgtaaagggatcatccattaattacgtcacacgaatttctaggtttttttacccctccccccctccttgtcacacatggtcacattttgcaaacccctccccccctggtgtgacgtcacattttaggcaattttgttttcaattaaatcgacaatattaagtcggcattatttttttaataaaaaatatttttgatatataaatattagtaattttataacacaacgaaagttacatccaaaatctcattatttacagcgaataaaaaaatataaattaattttcggttactgatgaagttaaagtgacatcataatgtttgtgactcccccctcccccgtgtcacaacatgtcacattttcttgacccctccctccccctaaacgtgtgacgtaattaatggatgggatggtcgtccagaaatcatgtgatcgtttagagggggggtgggggtaagaaaaatatcacgaatgatcacgattgggggaggggggtcagaGAAGATatcacttgtaattttttttcaaagcgggaaagccaaaaacaacaatattaatcaaaaatttaataagatgtaataatcagctctattttatatgcgtatttacccaataaaaaacatttatcgcacaaactttacaacattaataataaaagcTCGCATCGGCGCCATGGCCTTGATAGCTTAGCGCCTAAGGGTACCCGCATCATAATTATCACGTGATCTTGTCAGAGAGAGGGGGGGGGCtcaaaaataggccaaatatgatcacatgatttctggacgaccccaaAGGGGCATATTTGATAGAGTAGGTACTCACACAGTCCCTTGGGGCAGCAGCCGGTGGCGGGCCCCACCTCGTGCGCGGTGACGGCGTGCTCCGAGTCGCCGAGCGGCGGGAAGCGCAGCAGCGTCAGCAGCTCCTTCTCGCTCGCCAGCATCGACGCGTTCGTGATGAACACGCCCTACGACAACACAATAGAGTAGGAACTCACACAGTCCCTTGGGGCAGGAGCCGGTGGCGGGCCCCACCTCGAGCACGGTGACGGCGTGCTCCGAGTCGCCGAACGGCGGGAAGCGCAGCAGCGTCAGCGGCTCCTTGTCGCTCGCCAGCATCGACGCGTTCGTGATGAACACGCCCTACGACAACACAATAGAGTAGGTACTCACACAGTCCCTTGGGGCAGGAGCCGGTGGCGGGCCCCACCTCGAGCACGGTGACGGCGTGCTCCGAGTCGCCGAGCGGCGGGAAGCGCAGCAGCGTCAGCGGCTCCTTGTCGCTCGCCAGCATCGACGCGTTCGTGATGAACACGCCCTACGACAACACAATAGAGTAGGTACTCACACAGTCCCTTGGGGCAGGAGCCGGTGGCGGGCCCCACCTCGAGCACGGTGACGGCGTGCTCCGAGTCGCCGAGCGGCGGGAAGCGCAGCAGCGTCAGCGGCTCCTTGTCGCTCGCCAGCATCGACGCGTTCGTGATGAACACGCCCTACGACAACACAATAGAGTAGGTACTCACACAGTCCCTTGGGGCAGGAGCCGGTGGCGGGCCCCACCTCGAGCACGGTGACGGCGTGCTCCGAGTCGCCGAGCGGCGGGAAGCGCAGCAGCGTCAGCGGCTCCTTGTCGCTCGCCAGCATCGACGCGTTCGTGATGAACACGCCCTACGGGGACACAAATAACTATTCAATGTCACAAGCCTTACTAAGGGCAAGTCGTATTAAGGgccttagtcaatttgtgtaatgaTGTCCGATACTATTTATTTCTTTAGTTTATTTAAAGTATCAAGGCTTGCAATAGAACCCACTGAACCTTTGATAAAAAGTCGTGACAATGTAATGTACGAATTAATGGAAGTAACAAGGCTACAAGGTCACGTTGAAAAGATATTGAGAGCAATCGTGGATGCTGAGGTGCAGCAGAGCGTGTTAGAATTTAAACTATAAAACTCCCGTGAGAGTCGAACTTGGTAAGACTTACTAGTGATAGTGacccagtaccgtctttaccataaggacACACGgtgcccccatcctcagggggccccgaaggacagacagtaacatcAGTATATTATATGAATCGATCTTCGGTGTGTCGatttatttgattacccataataaatagaagatcatagtagaaaaatgttagtttaattcgctttctttactttccaaaagggccccaaattcttatgtgcccaagggccccagcgtagtttaagacggccctgtagTGACCTATATTGCCCACATCAACTGTCTTCAATTCCACCTTGTCGATCAagtgattaaatataatagaatagaaagATGTTTATTTCCCTAGTTCATACGTTATTTTCTGTCCAATAGTGCAGTGGTGTATTCGGCCTGTGGGTGTGTCAGCTACGTACGATCTACTTATATTTCTCAGACAGATCTTTCACTGTATAAGTGTCAAGTAGTGTGTGCTGTATGCTTGTTAGTGTATGTACAaagtaaatttatataaattgaaaatgttgttaaatgttGCCACATCCTACTTACAGCTAATTACAATCCATGGAGACGTGAAGCAGTGATTAAGGCATGCTTGTAGATAAACAAACCTTAGAGATGTCGCAGCGCTCTCCCGGTTCGTCGGAGAGGAGTTCCTTGGGACAGTCGTTGATGCCGATAACGAGATGGTCACAGTTAAGCGTCTTGGACTTGCTGGCGATGGTGACTTGCGTCTTGCCTTCGTCTACCGTCTTCGACTCCACCTTGTCAATGGGCCGGTTCAGGCAGTAAACGCCGCCGAATACAGCGCACAATCTGTGTTCAAATTCAAAAccggtatttaaaaaatattgtcagTCAACAAAGGCCCATACATACgtaataccttacagactaacatacatacaataattataaacttctatatatatttttataaatattctATAATTTCCGGTTTGACATTGATTCCGTTAATACTGAGTTACCGTTCGGATATACCGAAAATGGTGTGATATCGGATGCTATATTAGAATTCTTAAAATTTGTACAAAGAACTTTAAAGTTTTGTCCATTTTGCAACAGAGATCGAAAAAATCTGCTTTCggtttattgaccgaagcgtagcgaaggtctacgttttgactccggcattttgctttcgtatgtccgtccgGCTGCCATCCGGATggtctcctctacaggtcacaattctcaaccgattctcgtgaaattttgtgaccagattctatgattaaataaaaattttatgtcaatttttatgtatggatgTCAAgccagtttttggaaattttaaaaaatggcggagtcgtgatacctcgcgcctaaacaaatagtggtatcgatatcataagagttttttctttctgagatatgtttatagattaaatggccaaaaattcagaaaatttatttcgctggtttcggaggtattgagatatttaattttaactaattttaacttgagaatgagtagctaaatttcgtcagcttatctaagaactatttggctcagtttgtaaacgttcgctttttttgtttgcacagagagtctgggttcgatctccagtatttgtatgctgggatataaccttttagggttccgtacccaaagggtaaaacgggaccctattactaagacttcgctgtccgtccgtctgtcaccaggctgtatctcacgaaccgtgctagacagttgaaattttcacagatgatgtatttctgttgccgctataacaacaaatactaaaaacagaataaaataaagatttaaatggggctcccatacaacaaacgtgatttttgaccaaagttaagcaacgtcgggagtggtcagtacttggatgggtgaccgtttttttttttttgcttcttttttcgttttttttttgcattatggtacggaacccttcgtgcgcgagtccgactcgcacttgcccggtttttttatttttttacactttaatttcgtattgttttttttaatttactatatttaaagctcttagcttagcaccatgtaatttaaagctctgctcgcgaggtctacagctcacagagccactagtatttaTCAGTCACTATTAGGTATCAATATCATAATTTGACTTCAAATCCTCATTGAAAGTCAAGTAGTAAATCGTCCATCCAAATGTTTGCTATGACGTCATCGCGCGGCATGCAATATTAGAAAGTCGCCTCAATTTCTTGCGACTTGGTGCACATTTGGGTCATTGAACCGCAGATACATTTGCGTCCATAAATATCTAAACATTTCATTACTTACTTCGAAGGCATAAGATTTACAATTGTATACATGTTTAATTTCGTGACTTACTCATAATTTTTATGATTCAGTATTTGAAATTCGCGAGTTGAGTATTCTAATTGCCTTTTTTTATCCTAAATAGGTATTGACATTGACTTACACTCGTATAATGTAgctttaacaatatttagtgTCTTAGAGATGGGTCTCTAAACTTTTTGACCTGAGGGCCACAGCGGGCCGAATTCCCGGTTGGTGCAGAATTAGGCACTTTTCGCGGACCGAATAGCCTCAAGATTGATGCAAGATGACGCCAATTCAATGGTGTAATCCAGATACGGCTACGACGCTTTttaagtaataattaaaaataaaataggtattgcTATTATTACCAATCAACATTAGCAGATTGCCCAACCGCGGCAAgcttaagggtggtattccatctgtaaaatatctttgtccaatgtgtattgcatctcacattttgcttaatgagagaatgagacgcaatgacattggacaaagaaattggacaggtggaataccaccctataaCCAAACTCAATGTATACCTGCAAAAGCACTGAGGCAGCTCGCCGCTGCCGTACATGGGCCAGAGGAAGGGCGTGTTCCCGTAACGCCCCAGGCTCATGAGGAACTTCTTGCACTCGCGCACGCCCTCGAGGCACGGCATGTTGTTGTCGCCGCCCGCGATCGCGAACAACACGTAGTGGATCAGGGTCGGCGTCAGACCCTTGTGGGTCAGGTACTCTTTGAACGTCTTGTCGTTCCAGTCTGTAAGGTGTCTTGTGTAAAGTTGGTTCCCTATTTTACttctttacattattttatgttCTAAAGCTTAATACGACGCTACGATACTATgcagtgattttacaataaatagAAAATGGCGTTAGCCAACTAACTTGACGCCTAAAAAGATCAATTCTATGCAGCAGGTCGTCCAAGTCGGCCAACCCTCCATACGATGGCCAAAAATTTTTCGCGTCAAAATATTCTTCTACCTCTTCTTTTTTTTCTACTTCTTC
It encodes the following:
- the LOC134806498 gene encoding rab proteins geranylgeranyltransferase component A 1 isoform X2 yields the protein MDDDLPTDFQVIVVGTGMVESIVAAACSRIGKNVLHLDSSDHYGGLWASYNFDGLQKFIKEVNADPKRQQQVYNVSENWYIEKDAPQEEEKKGEESKEPAKKVWSQASFVAEYRKFNIDMTPKLLFSRGPLVELLISSNIARYAEFRCVTRVLTWLDGKLAPVPCSRADVFATEAVGIVEKRQLMKMLTSIVGYNEEEMNNEFKDWNDKTFKEYLTHKGLTPTLIHYVLFAIAGGDNNMPCLEGVRECKKFLMSLGRYGNTPFLWPMYGSGELPQCFCRLCAVFGGVYCLNRPIDKVESKTVDEGKTQVTIASKSKTLNCDHLVIGINDCPKELLSDEPGERCDISKGVFITNASMLASDKEPLTLLRFPPLGDSEHAVTVLEVGPATGSCPKGLCEYLLYCVVVGRVHHERVDAGERQGAADAAALPAARRLGARRHRARGGARHRLLPQGTV